A region from the Hippoglossus hippoglossus isolate fHipHip1 chromosome 16, fHipHip1.pri, whole genome shotgun sequence genome encodes:
- the LOC117777346 gene encoding G-protein coupled receptor family C group 6 member A-like: protein MAWVVLVIYFHITVFLIIMDTGHATENYTRMMEATAAGDIVIAGIFPIHEDVHKKNNSFIPQPQPCIRFNERSLILALAMINAIEVMNKSPLLKAVNVTLGYLIVDSCADPSTALRVTGDFMQRDNCYTESNTSACGQPVMAVIGGSNSEVSIAIARQLTLQMIPQISYSSTAVILSDTSRFPSFLRTVPNDKHQTAAMVSLLHTYGWNWVGIVITDGDYGRSALEHFVSQASEKGICVAFKSILPQSVTSHDVCSDIRDAATTILNNPKVQVIVSFARSTQMRYLFQELKNKTLRAGQNMESMRRVWVASDSWSSSNSVKVNATLRDIGYVVGFTFKSGDPSSIEDYLSRLEAAGHEFTRNNPFMKEFYLQLNVSKGFEDTKLISEAVKNLRKHTHASTILSVEMAVSAITQTVASVCRSRDCKTPGTMQPWELLKPLFLQEFELRGKTYKFDGSGDINLGYELKMWCSDEGNNHITEVVAEYNLNTNNFTYTNVSTQHLQDLKEIISKCSNSCVPGEFKKTAEGQHTCCYECINCTANYYSNKTDMDQCLSCNISREWSAEGSSSCTPKVVLFFSWQDRFAVALLTFSALGILLAVMVSALFLHQRDTPVVKAAGGPLSQVILYSLVISYISAVLFVGRPNSFQCKARQVLFGISFTLCVSCILVKTLQILLAFQFNPALQEVLRRLFKPYVMASLCVALQVITCICWLVLKSPFHQILMEPTTLLEQCHEGSYLAFGVMLGYIAFLAFVCLICAFKGRKLPQFYNEAKFITFSMLLYLISWMLFVPVYVTTSGVYLSAVEMVVILMSNYGILSCHFLPKCYVIIFKKEQNTTSAFRNNVYQYSSKTSESISVSGSSVSEKQSIGRDIICALPPSLPAAGYLEYEVVTNGISCTNLHRGPATQHFLRRSSI from the exons ATGGCCTGGGTTGTTCTTGTAATCTACTTTCATATCACAGTTTTCCTTATTATTATGGATACAGGACATGCCACTGAAAATTATACCAGGATGATggaagctacagctgcaggAGATATCGTCATCGCAGGAATCTTTCCCATTCATGAGGatgtacacaaaaaaaacaactctttcATACCACAACCACAGCCATGTATCAG GTTTAATGAAAGAAGCCTGATTTTGGCTCTGGCTATGATCAATGCTATCGAGGTCATGAATAAGTCCCCTCTGCTCAAGGCTGTGAACGTCACTCTGGGTTACCTAATCGTGGACTCTTGCGCTGATCCCAGCACAGCTCTGAGAGTCACAGGAGACTTCATGCAGCGGGACAACTGCTACACAGAGAGCAACACCTCTGCCTGTGGACAGCCAGTCATGGCTGTTATAGGTGGCTCTAACTCTGAAGTGTCCATTGCCATCGCCAGGCAACTGACACTCCAGATGATTCCTCAA atcAGCTATTCATCAACTGCTGTCATTCTGAGTGATACGAGCCGCTTCCCTTCGTTTTTGAGGACTGTTCCTAATGATAAACATCAGACAGCTGCCATGGTCAGTCTGCTCCACACCTACGGCTGGAACTGGGTGGGAATAGTTATCACAGATGGAGATTATGGCCGATCAGCTCTGGAACACTTTGTGTCCCAGGCCTCTGAAAAGGGGATCTGTGTGGCTTTCAAATCGATTCTACCTCAGTCTGTGACCAGTCATGATGTCTGCTCTGATATCAGGGACGCTGCCACAACCATCCTCAACAATCCCAAGGTGCAGGTCATTGTATCATTTGCCAGGTCAACTCAGATGAGGTATCTTTTCCAGGAGCTGAAGAATAAGACACTGAGAGCAGGACAGAACATGGAGTCAATGAGAAGAGTTTGGGTGGCCAGTGACAGCTGGTCCTCTAGCAACTCTGTGAAAGTAAACGCGACTCTGAGGGACATAGGATACGTTGTGGGCTTCACCTTCAAGAGTGGAGACCCGTCATCAATTGAGGACTACCTGAGCAGGCTGGAGGCAGCTGGACATGAATTTACAAGGAATAACCCCTTCATGAAGGAGTTCTATTTGCAGCTAAATGTCAGTAAAGGTTTTGAAGACACTAAGCTTATTTCAGAAGCTGTGAAAAATCTCAGGAAACACACTCATGCCTCTACTATCCTTAGTGTTGAGATGGCTGTCAGCGCCATTACTCAGACTgtggcttctgtctgcaggagcagAGACTGCAAAACACCAGGCACAATGCAACCCTGGGAG CTGCTGAAACCTCTGTTTTTGCAAGAGTTTGAACTTAGAGGAAAAACCTATAAGTTTGACGGCAGCGGTGACATTAACCTGGGCTACGAACTGAAAATGTGGTGCTCAGATGAAGGAAATAATCATATCACTGAGGTTGTGGCTGAATACAACCTAAACACCAACAACTTCACTTACACCAATGTGAGCACCCAGCACCTCCAGGACCTGAAG GAGATCATCTCCAAGTGCTCCAATAGCTGCGTCCCTGGAGAGTTCAAAAAAACAGCCGAAGGTCAACACACCTGTTGTTATGAGTGCATCAACTGTACTGCGAACTACTACTCGAATAAAACAG ATATGGATCAGTGTCTGAGTTGTAACATAAGCAGAGAGTGGTCCGCAGAGGGCAGCTCCAGCTGCACCCCCAAAGTCGTGCTCTTCTTCTCCTGGCAGGACAGATTTGCTGTGGCGCTCCTGACCTTTTCTGCCCTGGGTATCCTCCTGGCTGTGATGGTGTCAGCTCTGTTTTTACATCAGCGCGACACTCCTGTAGTGAAGGCTGCCGGAGGGCCACTGAGCCAGGTCATCCTATACTCACTGGTCATCAGTTACATCAGCGCCGTGCTGTTTGTCGGTCGGCCCAACAGTTTCCAGTGTAAGGCTCGACAGGTGCTCTTCGGTATCAGCTTCACTCTGTGCGTCTCCTGCATCCTGGTCAAGACCCTGCAGATCCTGCTGGCCTTCCAGTTCAACCCTGCACTGCAGGAGGTTCTGCGGAGGCTCTTCAAGCCTTACGTCATGGCCAGCCTCTGTGTGGCCTTGCAGGTGATTACTTGTATCTGCTGGCTAGTCCTCAAGAGCCCATTTCATCAAATCCTCATGGAACCAACCACTTTGCTGGAGCAGTGTCACGAGGGCTCATATTTGGCCTTCGGGGTGATGTTGGGCTACATAGCTTTCCtagcgtttgtgtgtttgatctgtGCCTTCAAAGGCCGCAAACTTCCACAGTTCTACAATGAGGCAAAGTTCATCACCTTCAGTATGCTGCTCTACCTTATCTCCTGGATGCTCTTTGTTCCTGTCTACGTTACCACCTCAGGAGTTTACCTTTCGGCTGTGGAGATGGTGGTCATTCTCATGTCCAACTACGGCATCCTCAGCTGCCATTTCTTACCAAAGTGCTACGTTATCATTTTCAAGAAGGAACAAAACACCACGAGTGCTTTCAGAAACAATGTGTATCAATATTCCAGCAAAACCTCTGAATCTATCTCCGTATCTGGGAGTTCAGTGTCAGAGAAACAGTCTATCGGTCGGGACATCATCTGTGCTCTGCCACCCTCTCTACCTGCAGCTGGTTACCTCGAATATGAAGTAGTGACGAATGGAATAAGCTGCACAAATTTACACAGAGGTCCAGCAACACAACACTTCCTCAGAAGAAGCAGCATATAA